A portion of the Thermothelomyces thermophilus ATCC 42464 chromosome 5, complete sequence genome contains these proteins:
- a CDS encoding glycosyltransferase family 71 protein (CAZy_ID 268070), with amino-acid sequence MLMMRAPSSQGSLAFLRHLALRILFLRGSKAKFAVAGLLLVLLVSASLAYRFFCLEDDFYAPTRIFGRHPYANYNHHHHQHRHQQHHQHHQHHNNDDEDDDDNGDGRHDDVGGWWAEFFGRLESTRVTAGPVRVGEPGPSINWAPGINATRPDLIELSEDDVARFRASHAGFVDQLAEFASHLPYEADTTGIVTTTGVATFGQAVSLVLMARRAGSRLPIQIFLDSSSPWVDRLCAETMPRFDARCVSLEDTWGGVRGPVPELVRFQWKVVSIVGSSFQNVLFLDADCLPVRSPDAIFDRRSEPFASAGLVTWPDFWVTNTSPLFYRIAGDLDVPPVTARTSPESGMMAYDKARHADTLLLAAYYNYNGPDHYYPIFSQRGAGEGDRESFLQAALVLQALRKKGAYRPPTAWMRPGVGVRKGYYDVKELPFVHGRSAKQAWRGMFMMQQDPMADYRAFTAVLEGEEEEEARRRKNGTATGTDGRQQELSPDSGTGTGSGSAVMTVIREKKVEGKKKKKEKKKKNGEEEEEEELDEDAFLTDTTALDRFGDLTPALERQKEKGGGGSERRRREHVMFFHHNGVNPDFTRVLDPESGLVETDEEGRYVRLWGDPGWIADCLGRDAEKLLWEDTMAVYCQPGLVARFERLRRVCAHMRDIHQQLYV; translated from the coding sequence ATGCTGATGATGCGTGCCCCAAGCTCTCAAGGAAGCCTGGCGTTCCTCCGCCATCTCGCGCTGAGGATCTTGTTTCTCCGCGGATCCAAAGCGAAGTTTGCCGTCGCCGGCCTCCTCCTGGTGCTGCTCGTTTCCGCCTCCCTCGCCTATCGCTTCTTCTGCCTGGAGGACGACTTCTACGCCCCGACGAGAATTTTCGGCCGCCACCCGTATGCCAACtacaaccaccaccaccatcagcACCGCCATCAGCAACACCATCAGCACCACCAACACcacaacaacgacgacgaggacgacgacgacaacggcGACGGCCGCCATGATGATGTCGGCGGCTGGTGGGCCGAGTTCTTTGGCCGCCTCGAGAGCACCCGCGTAACGGCGGGGCCGGTCAGAGTGGGCGAGCCGGGGCCCAGCATCAACTGGGCGCCCGGAATCAACGCGACGCGCCCGGACCTGATCGAGCTGAGCGAGGACGACGTGGCCCGGTTCCGGGCGTCGCACGCGGGCTTCGTCGACCAGCTCGCCGAGTTCGCCAGCCACCTCCCGTACGAGGCCGACACGACCGGCATCGTGACCACGACGGGCGTCGCCACCTTCGGCCAGGCCGTCTCGCTGGTCCTGATGGCGCGCCGGGCCGGCTCGCGCCTGCCCATCCAGATCTTCCTCGACTCGTCGTCCCCCTGGGTCGATCGGCTGTGCGCCGAGACGATGCCCCGCTTCGACGCCCGGTGCGTGTCGCTCGAGGACACCTGGGGCGGCGTGCGCGGCCCGGTGCCGGAGCTGGTGCGGTTCCAGTGGAAGGTGGTCTCCATCGTCGGGTCCTCGTTCCAGAACGTGCTCTTCCTCGACGCCGACTGCCTGCCCGTGCGCAGCCCGGACGCCATCTTCGACCGCAGGTCCGAGCCGTTCGCGTCCGCCGGCCTCGTCACCTGGCCCGACTTCTGGGTGACCAACACGTCGCCGCTCTTCTACCGCATCGCCGGCGACCTCGACGTCCCGCCCGTCACCGCGCGCACCAGCCCCGAGAGCGGCATGATGGCGTACGACAAGGCCCGCCACGCCGAcaccctcctcctcgcggCCTACTACAACTACAACGGGCCCGACCACTACTACCCGATCTTCAGCCagcgcggcgccggcgagggcgaTCGGGAGAGCTTCCTGCAGGCCGCGCTGGTGCTGCAGGCGCTGCGCAAGAAGGGCGCGTAccggccgccgacggcgtGGATGCGccccggcgtcggcgtccgGAAGGGCTACTACGACGTCAAGGAGCTGCCCTTCGTGCACGGGCGGTCTGCGAAGCAGGCGTGGAGGGGCATGTTCATGATGCAGCAGGACCCCATGGCCGACTATCGCGCCTTCACGGCCGTCctggagggggaggaggaggaggaggctcgGCGGAGGAAGAATGGAACCGCCACTGGGACCGACGGACGGCAGCAAGAGCTCTCCCCAGACAGCGGCACCGGCACTGGCTCTGGCTCGGCGGTCATGACGGTCATCAGGGAGAAGAAGGTagaggggaagaagaagaagaaggagaagaagaagaagaacggggaagaggaggaggaggaggagctggacGAGGACGCGTTCCTCACCGACACGACGGCGCTCGACAGGTTTGGCGACCTGACGCCGGCGCTGGAGAGGCagaaggagaaggggggcgggggcagcgagcgccgccggcgcgAGCACGTCATGTTCTTCCACCACAACGGCGTCAACCCGGACTTCACGCGCGTGCTCGACCCGGAGTCGGGCCTGGTCGAGACGGACGAGGAGGGCCGGTACGTGCGCCTCTGGGGCGACCCGGGCTGGATCGCCGACTGCCTCGGCCGCGACGCCGAGAAGCTGCTCTGGGAGGACACGATGGCCGTCTACTGCCAGCCCGGCCTGGTCGCCCGCTTCGAGCGGCTGCGCCGCGTGTGCGCACACATGCGCGATATTCACCAACAGCTGTACGTATAG